A genomic region of Streptomyces diastaticus subsp. diastaticus contains the following coding sequences:
- a CDS encoding ATP-dependent DNA helicase, protein MPARISDPEQLKELLGIPFTPEQTACITAPPAPQVIVAGAGSGKTTVMAARVVWLVGTGQVAPEEVLGLTFTNKAAGELAERVRKALAQAGVTEPEPLAPPGAGPEDGHSPGEPVISTYHAFAGRLLTDHGLRLGLEPSTRLLADATRFQLAARVLREAPGTHPALTRSFPDLVGDLLALDGELSEHLTAPQRLRRHDEELLETLESTPLTNPDLRKLPEVARARHDLAGLVEQYRTAKRDRDLIDFGDQIALSATLADSHPAVGALLREEFRVVLLDEYQDTSVAQRILLAGLFGHGTGHPVTAVGDPCQAIYGWRGASVANLDDFPEHFPAADGTAATRFSLSENRRSGGRLLDLANTMAAPLRALHTGVEALRPAPGAEHDGIVRCALLDTHAQELTWLGDQIAHLVDTGTPPGEIAVLCRTAGDFGAIQSALVDRDVPVEVVGLSGLLHLPEVADLVAVCEVLQDPGANASLVRLLTGPRWRVGPRDLALLGRRARLLVRRDRPDGDDPDRRLAEAVEGVDPAEVISLADALDTFLDGSADDGLPFSAEARVRYAQLATELRDLRRSLADPLMDVLHRVLTTTGLEVELSASPQALAARRRETLSNFLDVAASFAAQEKDASLLAFLGFLRTAAQYEKGLDNALPGGENTVKVLTAHKSKGLEWDVVVVPGLVAKQFPSEQGRERWTAQPRVLPHPLRGDAATLPGVGALNAKGLKAFQEAMRDHQHTEELRLGYVTFTRPRKLLLGSGHWWGPTQKRPRGPSDFLLALHDHCLAGHGETEVWAERPEADAENPALAEPTADLAWPLPLDPVALSRREAAAATVHAHLDALAADSAGTPTGGNPAAAAGPGALLETAYTTDGADDLPPAPEPEPEPEGEEHPEEYEEGDWESWATARPATPTSDGGGAAGPAVPDEAATEAPPSDGTEAAARTSTGPRPAAAHQPGPATAPADPTPEEARLIHSWDQDLEALQGELLRARADIREVPLPASLTASELMRLAADPEGFAAELARPMPRPPQPAARRGTRFHAWVESRFEDVQLPMLDPDELPGRDADIADEHDLEALKEAFEHTEYAHRTPLGVEVPFQLTLAGRTVRGRMDAVYRIEPGTGDTTDPTTPRYEIVDWKTSHTRDADPLQLAIYRLAWAEHHRLPLAAVTAAFVHIRTGETVRPRHLPGRREIEHILLGTVPGPAPELAPGSSGAPRATQEAGEPPDQSTATAR, encoded by the coding sequence ATGCCCGCACGTATCAGCGACCCCGAGCAGCTCAAGGAGTTGCTCGGCATCCCGTTCACCCCTGAGCAGACGGCCTGCATCACCGCGCCGCCCGCCCCACAGGTGATCGTCGCCGGCGCGGGCTCGGGCAAGACCACGGTGATGGCGGCCCGCGTCGTCTGGCTCGTCGGCACCGGCCAAGTGGCCCCCGAAGAGGTCCTCGGCCTGACCTTCACCAACAAGGCCGCGGGCGAACTCGCCGAACGCGTCCGCAAAGCACTGGCCCAGGCCGGCGTCACCGAACCCGAGCCGCTCGCTCCCCCCGGCGCCGGACCCGAGGACGGCCACAGCCCCGGCGAACCGGTCATCTCCACCTACCACGCCTTCGCCGGGCGGCTCCTCACCGACCACGGCCTCCGGCTCGGTCTGGAACCGAGCACCCGCCTGCTCGCCGACGCCACCCGCTTCCAGCTCGCCGCCCGGGTCCTGCGGGAGGCGCCCGGCACCCACCCCGCCCTGACGCGTTCCTTCCCCGATCTGGTGGGGGACCTCCTCGCCCTCGACGGCGAACTCTCCGAGCACCTGACCGCCCCGCAGCGGCTGCGCCGCCATGACGAGGAACTGCTCGAAACCCTGGAGAGTACTCCGCTCACCAATCCCGACCTGCGGAAACTTCCAGAGGTCGCCCGCGCCCGCCACGATCTGGCCGGACTCGTCGAGCAGTACCGCACCGCCAAACGCGACCGTGACCTCATCGACTTCGGCGACCAGATCGCCCTCTCCGCCACCCTCGCCGACAGCCACCCGGCGGTGGGCGCGCTGCTCCGCGAGGAGTTCCGCGTCGTTCTCCTCGACGAGTACCAGGACACCTCGGTCGCCCAGCGCATCCTGCTCGCCGGTCTGTTCGGCCACGGCACCGGCCACCCCGTCACCGCCGTCGGCGACCCCTGCCAGGCCATCTACGGATGGCGCGGCGCCTCCGTCGCCAACCTCGACGACTTCCCCGAGCACTTCCCGGCCGCCGACGGCACTGCGGCCACCCGCTTCTCCCTCAGCGAGAACCGGCGCAGCGGCGGCCGCCTCCTCGACCTCGCCAACACCATGGCCGCCCCGCTGCGCGCCCTGCACACCGGCGTCGAAGCCCTGCGGCCCGCCCCCGGCGCCGAACACGACGGCATCGTCCGCTGCGCACTCCTCGACACCCACGCCCAGGAGCTCACCTGGCTCGGCGACCAGATCGCGCACCTCGTCGACACCGGGACACCACCCGGTGAGATCGCCGTGCTGTGCCGGACAGCCGGCGACTTCGGCGCGATCCAGAGTGCCCTGGTCGACCGGGACGTCCCCGTCGAGGTGGTCGGCCTCTCCGGCCTGCTCCACCTGCCGGAGGTCGCCGACCTCGTCGCCGTCTGCGAAGTGCTCCAGGACCCCGGCGCCAACGCCTCCCTGGTACGTCTGCTCACCGGCCCCCGCTGGCGCGTCGGCCCCCGCGACCTCGCCCTCCTCGGCCGCCGAGCCCGGCTCCTCGTACGCCGTGACCGCCCGGACGGCGACGACCCGGACCGGCGGCTCGCCGAAGCCGTGGAGGGCGTCGACCCGGCCGAGGTCATCTCCCTCGCCGACGCCCTGGACACGTTTCTCGACGGCTCCGCCGACGACGGCCTGCCCTTCTCCGCCGAGGCCCGCGTCCGGTACGCACAGCTCGCCACCGAACTCCGCGACCTGCGCCGCTCCCTGGCCGACCCACTCATGGACGTTCTGCACCGCGTCCTGACCACCACCGGCCTGGAGGTGGAACTCTCCGCCTCCCCGCAGGCACTCGCCGCCCGCCGCCGGGAGACGCTCTCCAACTTCCTGGACGTCGCCGCCTCCTTCGCCGCACAGGAGAAGGACGCCTCCCTCCTCGCGTTCCTCGGTTTCCTGCGCACAGCCGCCCAGTACGAGAAGGGCCTCGACAACGCCCTGCCCGGCGGGGAGAACACGGTCAAGGTCCTCACCGCCCACAAGTCCAAGGGCCTGGAATGGGACGTCGTCGTCGTGCCGGGCCTGGTCGCCAAGCAGTTCCCCAGCGAACAGGGCCGCGAGAGATGGACGGCCCAGCCCCGTGTCCTGCCGCACCCGCTGCGGGGTGACGCCGCCACCCTGCCCGGCGTCGGCGCCCTGAACGCCAAGGGCCTCAAAGCCTTCCAGGAGGCGATGCGCGACCACCAGCACACCGAGGAACTGCGCCTGGGATACGTCACCTTCACCCGGCCCCGGAAACTGCTGCTCGGCTCGGGCCACTGGTGGGGACCCACCCAGAAGCGGCCCCGGGGCCCCTCCGACTTCCTGCTCGCCCTGCACGACCACTGCCTCGCCGGACATGGGGAGACGGAGGTGTGGGCGGAGCGCCCGGAGGCCGACGCCGAGAACCCGGCGCTGGCGGAGCCCACTGCCGACCTCGCCTGGCCGCTCCCGCTGGACCCGGTCGCCCTCAGCCGGCGCGAAGCCGCCGCCGCCACCGTCCACGCCCACCTCGACGCTCTGGCCGCGGACTCCGCCGGGACACCCACCGGCGGGAATCCCGCTGCCGCCGCAGGCCCGGGCGCGCTGCTCGAGACCGCGTACACGACAGACGGAGCGGACGACCTCCCCCCAGCCCCGGAACCAGAACCGGAGCCCGAGGGCGAGGAGCACCCCGAGGAGTACGAAGAAGGGGACTGGGAATCCTGGGCCACCGCCCGTCCGGCTACCCCGACCTCGGACGGCGGGGGAGCCGCCGGCCCCGCCGTGCCCGACGAGGCCGCCACCGAAGCCCCGCCCTCCGACGGAACGGAGGCTGCCGCCCGCACTTCCACCGGGCCTCGCCCGGCGGCCGCGCACCAGCCAGGTCCGGCCACCGCCCCGGCAGACCCCACCCCGGAGGAGGCCCGCCTCATCCACTCCTGGGACCAGGACCTGGAGGCGCTCCAGGGCGAGCTGCTGCGGGCCCGCGCAGACATCCGCGAGGTGCCGCTGCCCGCCTCGCTGACCGCCTCCGAGCTGATGCGGCTCGCCGCCGACCCCGAGGGGTTCGCCGCGGAGCTGGCCCGGCCCATGCCGCGTCCACCGCAACCGGCCGCCCGGCGCGGAACCCGCTTCCACGCCTGGGTGGAATCCCGTTTCGAGGACGTCCAGCTGCCGATGCTCGACCCGGACGAGCTGCCCGGCCGCGACGCCGACATCGCCGACGAGCACGACCTCGAAGCCCTCAAGGAAGCCTTCGAACACACCGAGTACGCCCATCGCACCCCTCTCGGCGTCGAGGTGCCCTTCCAGCTGACCCTCGCCGGGCGGACCGTCCGCGGCCGCATGGACGCCGTCTACCGGATCGAACCGGGCACCGGCGACACCACCGACCCCACCACGCCCCGTTACGAGATCGTGGACTGGAAGACCAGCCACACCCGCGACGCCGACCCGCTCCAGCTCGCCATCTACCGACTGGCGTGGGCCGAGCACCACCGGCTGCCCCTCGCGGCGGTCACCGCCGCCTTCGTCCACATCCGTACCGGGGAGACCGTCCGCCCCCGCCACCTTCCCGGCCGGCGAGAGATCGAGCACATCCTCCTCGGCACCGTTCCCGGGCCGGCCCCGGAACTGGCGCCAGGGTCTTCCGGAGCGCCCCGGGCGACGCAGGAGGCGGGCGAACCACCGGACCAGTCCACAGCCACCGCCCGATAG
- a CDS encoding MGMT family protein — MGDVSQDPPPPSEPPALPPYAERVLDVAELIPPGRVMTYGDIAEWLEEGGPRQVGRVMALYGSAVPWWRVVRSDGALLPGHERRALERYRAEGTPLREARRTAGAPGVAARLDMRRARWDGTTGDAPHS; from the coding sequence ATGGGCGACGTGAGCCAGGACCCCCCGCCGCCCTCGGAGCCGCCCGCGCTGCCGCCCTACGCCGAGCGGGTGCTCGACGTGGCCGAGCTGATCCCGCCGGGCCGGGTGATGACCTACGGCGACATAGCCGAGTGGCTGGAGGAGGGCGGCCCCCGCCAGGTCGGCCGCGTCATGGCGCTCTACGGCTCGGCCGTGCCGTGGTGGCGGGTCGTCCGCTCCGACGGGGCGCTGCTCCCGGGCCACGAGCGGCGCGCCCTGGAGCGGTACCGGGCGGAGGGCACCCCGCTGCGCGAGGCCCGGCGGACGGCCGGGGCCCCCGGCGTCGCCGCCCGGCTCGACATGCGGCGGGCCCGCTGGGACGGCACCACCGGTGACGCACCTCACTCCTGA
- a CDS encoding ATP-dependent helicase: MHVSSSPPSGRLPQQQARQRASGTYRLVRSAPVAEEPPRLDAAQQGVVDHESGPLLVLAGPGTGKTTTLVESVTARLASGTPPERILVLTFSRRAAVDLRDRLARRLSTATAPRATTFHSFCYALVRAHQDADLFAEPLRLLSGPEQDVAVRDLLVGQIELARHGRARVHWPDELRACLTTRGFADEVRAVLARSRELGLGPDALAEFARRGGRPDWSAAASFLAEYLDLLDAQGTLDYAELVHRAVLLAERPETARQLADAYDAVYVDEYQDTDPAQVRLARALAGNQGPAAPGAGGGRTLVAFGDPDQSIYAFRGADVNGILEFPESFRRADGAPAPVAVLTTGRRSGAHLVDATRFLTRRMPLTRLPADTVRAHRSLSPARDGGRVEAYTYPTAGAELDNIADILRRAHLEEDVPWGEMAVLVRSGGHTIPAVRRALTSAGVPLDIDGNDLPLRHEPAVAPLLTALRAAATAALHDRAAEDADPAADPGPGHGPAGAAPAWLDTETALTLLASPLAALDAADQRRLGRALRDEERAAGNPLPPPSDTLLARALAEPERLVTHEGYAHGARLLGELLRRARTLLAKGGSAEEALWELWDGTTWPQRLERSARRGGAAGRNADRDLDAVCALFATAARAEERTGGRGALNFLAETEAQDIAADTLTRRAARPDAVRLMTAHRAKGLEWQLVVVAGVQEGVWPDLRRRGSLLEADRIGRDGLAEPLPPGALLAEERRLFYVAATRARERLVVTAVKAPAEDGDQPSRFLTELGVEPKDVSSRPRRPLSVAALVAELRATTVDPRVSDTLRQAAAHRLARLAALTDEDGRPLVPTAHPDRWWGMREPTRSEVPLRDRDAPVVLSGSALDQLANTCALQWFLGREVKADAPATAAQGFGNVVHVLADEVASGRTPADLDVLMERLDSVWDALAFDAPWKSVQEKENARQALERFLRWHTLDRAGRTPVASEHDFDVTLGAGPYEVRIRGSMDRVEQDPRGRAYVVDFKTGKQAPTAAEVAHHPQLAVYQLAVAEGAVDPLFDGVRPQSGGAELVHLRQAAPKKAGGEALPRVQQQPSPDGDWVGDLLATAAGKVLDERFTPTTGQHCVHCSFRSSCSARDEGRQVVE, encoded by the coding sequence ATGCACGTGAGCTCCTCTCCTCCCAGCGGCCGCCTGCCCCAGCAGCAGGCGCGGCAGAGGGCCTCCGGCACGTACCGACTGGTCCGTTCCGCCCCCGTGGCGGAGGAGCCCCCTCGACTGGACGCAGCCCAGCAGGGTGTGGTTGACCACGAGTCGGGCCCGCTGCTGGTCCTCGCCGGACCGGGCACCGGCAAGACCACCACCCTGGTCGAATCCGTCACCGCCCGCCTGGCCTCCGGAACCCCGCCCGAACGGATACTGGTCCTCACCTTCAGCCGCCGCGCCGCCGTCGACCTCAGGGACCGCCTGGCACGGCGCCTCTCCACGGCGACCGCGCCTCGCGCCACCACCTTCCATTCCTTCTGCTACGCCCTGGTCCGCGCCCACCAGGACGCCGACCTCTTCGCCGAACCCCTGCGGCTGCTCTCCGGCCCGGAGCAGGACGTCGCCGTCCGCGACCTGCTCGTCGGCCAGATCGAACTCGCACGCCACGGACGCGCCCGCGTGCACTGGCCCGACGAACTGCGCGCCTGCCTCACCACCCGAGGCTTCGCCGACGAGGTCCGCGCCGTCCTCGCCCGCTCCCGCGAACTCGGCCTCGGCCCCGACGCCCTCGCCGAATTCGCCCGGCGCGGCGGCCGCCCCGACTGGTCCGCCGCCGCCTCCTTCCTCGCGGAGTACCTCGACCTGCTCGACGCCCAGGGCACCCTCGACTACGCCGAACTGGTCCACCGCGCCGTCCTGCTCGCCGAACGGCCGGAGACCGCCCGGCAGCTCGCCGACGCCTACGACGCCGTCTACGTGGACGAGTACCAGGACACCGACCCCGCCCAGGTCCGACTGGCGCGGGCGCTCGCCGGAAACCAGGGCCCCGCCGCGCCCGGCGCGGGCGGCGGACGCACCCTGGTCGCCTTCGGCGACCCCGACCAGTCGATCTACGCCTTCCGGGGTGCCGACGTGAACGGCATCCTGGAATTCCCCGAGAGCTTCCGCCGCGCCGACGGCGCGCCCGCACCCGTCGCCGTGCTCACCACCGGACGCCGCTCCGGCGCACACCTGGTCGACGCCACCCGGTTCCTCACCCGCCGGATGCCGCTGACCAGGCTCCCCGCCGACACCGTCCGTGCTCATCGCTCCCTCAGCCCGGCCCGGGACGGGGGCCGCGTCGAGGCCTACACGTACCCCACCGCCGGTGCCGAACTCGACAACATCGCCGACATCCTGCGCCGCGCCCACCTGGAGGAGGACGTTCCGTGGGGAGAGATGGCGGTTCTGGTGCGCTCCGGCGGCCACACCATCCCCGCCGTCCGCCGGGCCCTCACCTCCGCGGGCGTCCCGCTGGACATCGACGGCAACGACCTCCCGCTGCGCCACGAGCCCGCCGTCGCCCCGCTCCTCACCGCCCTGCGCGCCGCCGCCACCGCGGCCCTCCACGACCGGGCCGCCGAGGACGCGGACCCCGCGGCCGACCCCGGACCCGGACACGGCCCCGCAGGCGCGGCGCCCGCCTGGCTCGACACCGAGACCGCCCTCACCCTGCTGGCCTCGCCGCTCGCCGCCCTCGACGCCGCCGACCAACGCCGGCTCGGACGCGCCCTGCGCGACGAGGAGCGGGCCGCCGGCAATCCACTCCCACCGCCCTCCGACACCCTGCTCGCGCGGGCGCTCGCCGAACCGGAACGGCTCGTCACCCACGAGGGGTACGCCCACGGCGCGCGTCTCCTCGGTGAACTGCTGCGCCGCGCCCGCACCCTCCTGGCCAAGGGCGGCAGCGCCGAGGAGGCACTCTGGGAGCTGTGGGACGGCACCACCTGGCCGCAGCGCCTGGAACGGTCCGCGCGCCGGGGCGGCGCCGCAGGGCGCAACGCGGACCGCGACCTCGACGCCGTCTGCGCCCTCTTCGCCACCGCAGCCCGCGCCGAGGAACGCACCGGAGGCCGGGGCGCCCTCAACTTCCTCGCCGAGACCGAGGCGCAGGACATCGCCGCCGACACCCTCACCCGCCGGGCCGCCCGCCCCGACGCCGTACGGCTCATGACGGCGCACCGCGCCAAGGGTCTGGAGTGGCAGCTCGTCGTCGTCGCGGGAGTACAGGAGGGCGTCTGGCCGGACCTGCGCCGCCGTGGCTCGTTGCTGGAGGCCGACCGCATCGGACGTGACGGCCTCGCCGAGCCCCTGCCCCCCGGCGCGCTCCTCGCCGAGGAACGCCGCCTCTTCTACGTCGCCGCCACCCGTGCCCGCGAGCGCCTCGTCGTCACCGCGGTCAAGGCACCCGCCGAGGACGGCGACCAGCCCTCGCGCTTCCTCACCGAACTCGGTGTCGAGCCGAAGGACGTCTCCTCCCGGCCCCGCCGCCCCCTCTCGGTGGCGGCCCTTGTCGCCGAACTGCGCGCCACCACGGTGGACCCCCGGGTCTCCGACACGCTCCGCCAGGCCGCCGCGCACCGCCTCGCGAGGCTGGCCGCCCTCACCGACGAGGACGGCCGCCCCCTCGTCCCCACCGCGCACCCCGACCGCTGGTGGGGGATGCGCGAGCCGACCCGCTCGGAGGTGCCGCTGCGGGACCGCGACGCCCCCGTCGTCCTCTCCGGCAGCGCCCTCGACCAGCTCGCCAACACCTGCGCCCTGCAATGGTTCCTCGGCCGCGAGGTCAAGGCCGACGCCCCCGCCACGGCCGCTCAGGGCTTCGGCAACGTCGTCCACGTCCTCGCCGACGAGGTCGCCTCCGGCCGTACCCCGGCCGACCTCGACGTGCTCATGGAACGCCTCGACTCGGTCTGGGACGCGCTCGCCTTCGACGCGCCCTGGAAATCCGTGCAGGAGAAGGAGAACGCCCGCCAGGCCCTGGAGCGCTTCCTGCGGTGGCACACCCTCGACCGGGCCGGTCGCACCCCCGTCGCCAGCGAACACGACTTCGACGTCACGCTGGGCGCCGGACCCTACGAGGTGCGCATCAGGGGCAGCATGGACCGGGTCGAGCAGGACCCGCGCGGCCGGGCCTACGTCGTCGACTTCAAGACCGGCAAGCAGGCCCCCACCGCAGCCGAGGTCGCCCACCACCCCCAGCTCGCCGTCTACCAGCTCGCCGTCGCGGAGGGCGCCGTCGACCCGCTCTTCGACGGCGTACGCCCGCAGTCCGGCGGCGCCGAACTGGTCCACCTGCGCCAGGCCGCGCCCAAGAAGGCGGGCGGCGAAGCCCTGCCCCGGGTGCAGCAGCAGCCCTCGCCCGACGGCGACTGGGTCGGCGACCTGCTGGCCACCGCGGCCGGCAAGGTCCTCGACGAACGCTTCACCCCGACCACCGGACAGCACTGCGTCCATTGCTCCTTCCGCTCCTCGTGCAGCGCCAGGGACGAAGGGCGGCAGGTGGTGGAGTGA
- a CDS encoding lysylphosphatidylglycerol synthase transmembrane domain-containing protein yields the protein MSADDETGESARTESHDGARPGAPGESAPTGGSGASARTARGQEGATSADPHPGLLKYPRPEDTSEAAERDQVEVDEPLLAARVHRPSDLMRLLIGVMAIAVLLAVAAFAHGTTSGLEQDIREGTGQAPDLLIKFAGLASSIAVLLVPVAFAIERLVKRDGLRIADGVLAAVLAHGVTLATDLWVAKSAPGSIQDALTQPSPGDIHALTDPVHGYLAPVIAYMTAVGMARRPRWRVVLWVVLLLDALAMLVTGYTTPFSIVLTILIGWSVAYGTLYTVGSPNVRPTGQTLLAGLRHVGFRPVAAARAEDVPEPAGGLAGRTGLSPPDQGDRGRRYFVTLEDGPPLDVTVVDREQQAHGFFYRVWRRMTLRTITTRRSLQSLRQALEQEALLAYAAIAAGANAPKLIATSELGPDAVMLVYEHIGGRSLDSLADEEVTDELMRDTWQQVRALQSRRIAHRRLAGDAVLVDRSGKVIITDLRGGEIAAGDLVLRMDIAQLLTTFGLRVGAERSVAAAVAVLGPDTIADCLPLLQPIALTRSTRATLRRLARERSQREREAVLDASQETKQQRRETGQQEDRKTVKAEKQAEKRAIDEALEEAREEDLLTQIRHQVLRIRPQAPVEPARLERIKARTLVSFIAGAIGGYFLLSQLTHIEFGTLFSDVHWGWMAAAVLFSSLSYFAAAMSLLGFVPERVSFLRTVGAQVAGSFVKIVAPAAVGGVALNTRFLQRSGVRPGLAVASVGASQLFGLGSHILLLLLFGYVTGTEKTPSLTPSRTVIAGLLTVAVLVLVVTAVPFLRKFIVTRVRSLFAGVVPRMLDVLQRPQKLLTGIGGMLLLTACFVMCLTASVRAFGDGGTTVSLAGVAVVFLAGNALGSAAPTPGGVGAVEATLTVGLIAIGLPKEVAAPAVLLYRLLTLWLPVLPGWLFFNQLTRKGYL from the coding sequence ATGAGCGCCGACGACGAGACCGGCGAGAGCGCGCGTACCGAGTCGCACGACGGCGCACGCCCCGGCGCCCCCGGCGAGAGCGCCCCCACGGGCGGCTCCGGCGCGTCCGCTCGTACCGCACGGGGGCAAGAGGGCGCCACATCGGCCGACCCGCACCCCGGTCTTCTGAAGTACCCCCGGCCGGAGGACACCTCCGAGGCGGCCGAGCGCGACCAGGTCGAGGTGGACGAGCCGCTGCTGGCGGCCCGGGTGCACCGGCCGTCGGATCTGATGCGGCTGCTCATCGGCGTCATGGCCATCGCGGTGCTGCTCGCGGTGGCGGCCTTCGCGCACGGCACCACCTCCGGGCTGGAACAGGACATCCGCGAGGGCACCGGCCAGGCCCCCGACCTGCTGATCAAGTTCGCCGGCCTGGCGTCGAGCATCGCCGTGCTGCTGGTACCGGTGGCCTTCGCCATCGAACGGCTCGTCAAACGCGACGGCCTGCGCATCGCCGACGGCGTGCTGGCGGCGGTACTGGCCCACGGCGTGACCCTCGCCACCGACCTGTGGGTGGCGAAGTCCGCCCCCGGGTCGATCCAGGACGCCCTGACCCAGCCCTCGCCCGGCGACATCCACGCCCTCACCGACCCGGTGCACGGCTACCTCGCTCCGGTCATCGCGTACATGACGGCCGTGGGCATGGCGCGCAGGCCCCGGTGGCGTGTGGTGCTGTGGGTGGTGCTGCTGCTCGACGCGCTCGCCATGCTGGTCACCGGCTACACCACGCCGTTCTCCATCGTGCTGACCATCCTGATCGGCTGGAGCGTCGCCTACGGAACGCTGTACACCGTGGGTTCGCCCAACGTCCGGCCGACCGGTCAGACGCTGCTCGCGGGCCTGCGCCACGTCGGGTTCCGGCCGGTCGCGGCGGCCCGCGCCGAGGACGTCCCGGAGCCCGCGGGGGGCCTCGCCGGACGGACCGGCCTGTCGCCTCCGGACCAGGGCGACCGCGGCCGCCGCTACTTCGTCACCCTGGAGGACGGTCCGCCGCTCGACGTGACGGTCGTCGACCGGGAGCAGCAGGCCCACGGCTTCTTCTACCGGGTGTGGCGCCGGATGACGTTGCGCACCATCACCACCCGCCGCAGCCTCCAGTCCCTGCGCCAGGCGCTGGAGCAGGAGGCGCTCCTCGCCTACGCCGCCATCGCCGCGGGGGCCAACGCGCCCAAGCTCATCGCCACCTCCGAACTCGGCCCGGACGCCGTGATGCTCGTCTACGAGCACATCGGCGGCCGCTCGCTGGACTCCCTGGCCGACGAGGAGGTGACCGACGAGCTGATGCGCGACACCTGGCAGCAGGTGAGGGCGCTCCAGTCCCGCCGGATCGCCCACCGGAGGCTGGCCGGGGACGCCGTCCTGGTGGATCGTTCCGGCAAGGTGATCATCACCGACCTTCGCGGCGGCGAGATCGCCGCCGGAGATCTGGTCCTGCGGATGGACATCGCGCAGCTCCTGACGACCTTCGGGCTGCGGGTCGGCGCCGAGCGTTCGGTGGCCGCCGCCGTGGCGGTTCTCGGCCCGGACACCATCGCCGACTGTCTGCCCCTGCTCCAGCCGATCGCGCTGACCCGCTCGACCCGGGCGACCCTGCGGCGGCTCGCCAGGGAGCGCTCGCAGCGTGAGCGTGAAGCTGTGCTGGACGCCTCCCAGGAGACCAAGCAGCAGCGCCGGGAGACCGGGCAGCAGGAGGACCGGAAGACGGTCAAGGCCGAGAAGCAGGCCGAGAAGCGTGCCATCGACGAGGCGCTGGAGGAGGCCCGCGAGGAGGACCTGCTCACCCAGATCCGCCACCAGGTGCTGCGCATCCGGCCGCAGGCCCCGGTCGAACCGGCCCGTCTGGAGCGGATCAAGGCCCGTACCCTGGTCAGTTTCATCGCCGGTGCGATCGGCGGGTACTTCCTGCTGTCGCAGCTGACGCACATCGAGTTCGGCACGCTCTTCTCGGACGTCCACTGGGGCTGGATGGCGGCGGCCGTCCTCTTCTCCTCACTCAGCTACTTCGCGGCGGCGATGAGCCTGCTCGGTTTCGTACCGGAGCGGGTCTCCTTCCTGCGCACGGTCGGGGCGCAGGTCGCCGGCTCCTTCGTGAAGATCGTCGCTCCGGCGGCCGTCGGCGGCGTGGCGCTCAACACCCGTTTTCTCCAGCGCTCCGGCGTACGCCCCGGACTCGCCGTGGCCAGTGTCGGCGCGTCGCAGCTCTTCGGGCTGGGTTCGCACATTCTGCTGCTGCTCCTCTTCGGCTACGTCACGGGCACCGAGAAGACCCCGTCCCTCACGCCGTCCCGAACGGTGATCGCCGGTCTCCTCACGGTCGCCGTGCTGGTGCTGGTGGTGACCGCGGTGCCATTCCTGCGGAAGTTCATCGTCACGCGGGTACGGTCGCTCTTCGCCGGTGTGGTGCCGCGCATGCTCGACGTGCTCCAGCGGCCGCAGAAGCTGCTCACCGGTATCGGCGGCATGCTGCTGCTGACCGCCTGCTTCGTGATGTGCCTGACCGCCTCCGTCCGCGCCTTCGGCGACGGGGGCACCACCGTGTCCCTCGCGGGCGTGGCGGTCGTCTTCCTGGCCGGCAACGCGCTCGGTTCGGCCGCCCCCACGCCCGGCGGCGTCGGCGCGGTCGAGGCGACGCTGACGGTCGGCCTCATCGCGATCGGCCTGCCGAAGGAGGTGGCGGCCCCGGCGGTGCTGCTGTACCGGCTCCTGACGCTCTGGCTGCCCGTGCTGCCGGGCTGGCTGTTCTTCAACCAGTTGACACGTAAGGGGTATCTGTAA